TCTAGCTGGAACCgattttctctctcaaaaaatCGTAGATCGGAAGGGCGTGGAGAGAAACGAAGTTGGAGCTGTTGTCCGAATCGGTGAGTGTGTGTGATGATTCCACTATGTGAGTCGCACGCGATTGTGCGATTTTCGGTCAAACCCTaaccaccttttttttttttttgttgaggtTGAGGTTTGGTAGTTGACAGAGTGAAAGAAGGGTGTGTTGTGTGCGCCTTTATGCCAAAAAACATAGGGAGGTAGGGTCGAGTTCCCCTCGGTCACTGATTTACAACGTGTCCATTGGCTAAAGCTAACTATAGTTGCTTCAACTTAAAATACTTAAGTATATTTGAgacatgtatttaatttttgttttaaatttttaataattattttgtgttgttttattttatgtttatgttgttaagtgataacataatattattttaatgacttttctttatatttatatatatatatatatatatatatttcattaagACGATATCACCTCATCTTAATAATAatagagacataaaataaaaattttaatatattagattcgagacaataaaaaaatctatcaaaGACTCAAAACAAAAGTTAGATATATATTAgagatttaaaagttatttaagcTTAAAATCAATCATAGGACATCACCATGGATCAAttgatgtgaaattatttgaatttaactAGAGGTCTTGAATTCGACTTCAGTTAAATGTTTGAAGGGAGAGTTTATTGTTCATAGTGATTCTACTCGATTCGAATAAAATTGTCTCCAATGAAAAATATGTggtctaaacaaaaaaaaaatatcaatcataAATAAAACTCAATTCTTCAATGTGAAATTAAACATGTGAAATGTAAAACCAAATATAAGTTAACTAATATTTGGATGTGACTTTAAAGAATCTAACATGAAATCAAACATGCGCTAAAATCATGTTTAAATTCCTGTTAGAAGTTAGTCAAAGGGGACAAATAtacttgtgatttttttaagaagaaattaTAGTAGATTTTACTTCTAATGTACTTTTAAAAAAGATACAAAATGGTATCCAACCATAAATTATGATTGTGTTTGGATTAAAGTTTGGAAGTACTTTTGCGAATttcaatttaaacataaattattattatttttatacttaagTTACTTTTAGACTTTTCTaaactttaatccaaacatatCTAAGTAAAGTAGACATACAAATTACCAACCTGCAATGTGCAGGCGAATTTGACTTTGGATTTGGGAATAGGTTTAGGAAAGGCGggcttaaaattttaaatctaactTCATTCATATTAGGTTTTGTTTGGTTTcgaaaaattagaagaaaacatgcattatttttctgaatttaatttatttgtgtatttttaataaataatacatgaagttattatttatgtttaaattcaattaatatacaaattaataaataaaagtgctcttaatatatatatatatatatatatatataattttaactttattatttaaattatttaaccattaaaacaattatttcatatcttaatcattataaaaaataaaagtataaaaaaaatcttaattatatgtatataatacATAATATACAGCAGGGTGAGTTTTTCATTTAAAGAGAAGGAGTTGCATACCCGACCATAACTCTAGAAGTGTCAAATGGGATAGCCTAATTCAATCTGCACTTAACCTATCAAAAATTAAGGTTGGATTAAACCTATTTTGAGATTGGGTTGACAATTGAGTTGGATTGaccaaaattaaacaattattaaaaaatattaatatagaaaataaattacttaTAAGTTGacttaccaaataaataaatacataaatataaaacataatatCACAATCACGATAGTATCTTACTGGCTTCATTCAAATGCTTTACTTAAGTTGTCATCATGAGTTAAATAAGTATATTACAAAATGATATTACAgaaatttataacaattcacAAATATTATATTGTAGATGAACttaaatatcaacaaaattaattaattttgtgataattaagaaagttattaatatccttttaaaaaataaaattttaaaaaattattaacatttaagaagtttagttaaattaattaaacatgatATGTGTAATTTCCTGATATGGTGTTCAATTTCAACCCATAATCCCTTACCCATTAGGCTAGCAAGTTATATAGGTTGAATTATGCAAGTTAAAAGGTTGAATTGTATAACTCAACATGTTTTGGCGTAAAATAAGTTCACTTGTTTAGGTTGAATGCATTTTGACATCTATCCCGAACTTCATTTTTTCAAGTCATTGAAAACTCGACACTGACTCCTATCTAAGCagttttttatagttaaaattaaGTCAAGTTTAATAGATATGCGTAGATTTAGATTTAATTGTCATGGctaatattaacttttttttcattctttctttctctctattttatgtatttttaaaaggAGTTTATGTTTGGAAAAATTAACACTGGAGTTAGGTTGAATGAATTTTTAAACCAAACTAGTAATTTGTAGTTTCAAACATAGGTAAAAtctgtaaatatatatattttaaaatatcactGTTAATGCTATattagataaaaacaacttaaaaagttagttgaaaactaaaaaattaattaaaaaataaaaaattaccgaATAGCTACAAGTTATTAACTAAAAAGACACTTatttattacataaataaaagttaTGATTTTTTACTTATGAGTTTCACCCAcgtaatgattttaatttttttaagaaaaaaaattaaacccttaataactattataattaggatatttgattttctaatgagatctcaaaatatattttcaagttTCGATCTTTTTGAACCGagtataaaattaatcattagttatgagtttaatcaaaattaaaactcacctctactttccaataatatattttgtgaagattgtctcttttaattatttttttacccatgataattttagtatttttaatttattttgtgacaACTTTTGTGAGGTTTGAACCAGAATAAGAAAGTATTTTAGTTCTAATAGTTTTAACCCTCCACGTCTAATAGAAAGtaacttaaaaaaagtaatatataaacTCATTTGACTCATTCTAATAGAGTTCAacatttttatccaaacataatcttcaataaataatacttgtatataaaactaaaaaataaataaaatatcatagaGTTATGCATGCAATACTTACAATTTCTTGTAGAACTTAAAGAAGACACcgtgttgaaacttgaaaataCGAGACCCCTACTTGTGTTAAGAAACCCCATTTGCTGGTATATTTGTAAATTTACACAAATGATGGGTCAATTAATAGTTTGGATCTGTagtgggaaaaaggaaaaaaaaaaaaagggggggaagGAATACAGTATTCTTTTCCGCAATTCCGCTTGTCCATTAATCCATTTCAGTTTCAATTTTGTTGTGCCatgttttctttgttatttttggGTACCATGTGTTTTAACATTCTCAAAATTTGGTtaaaattgatgaaatttgaTGGATTTAGTTCTTGATCTTATATCTCACTTTGGTTTAATTAGAGATTAAATTCATCATATTTCAGAAATATAAATCTAAAcctctattttaaaaatatatgaactaATTAAACCAATCGATATATAGATTTTatccttattattattttgttgacaCTTCCGATCAGACAAGCTAGTCGTCATTTCCATAAAATTAAagtagtttttcttaaaaaaaaaaaaaaaatagattgaatAGTGATGTTTTGACTTTTAATTCTAAACAAATCATTGTCCTGCTCCATAGGCTAGGCTACTAGACGTAAGATAGCTTTTTAAAAAGGGGAAATAGAAAGAGAAGAtgagtatataattttttaaaccgaaagatgaaaataaatttttaaatatagtttcttatcatttattttttctcaagtttatttactttgacttgattatttatatttggCAACAACTACTAAATTAGACTAACATTAGGTCTAAGTGGGGCTCACTTCAAAATTCTTTAAACAGAGAAACTATTTGAAGTTTTCTGATGAaataaaacatgataaaaaagagTGACTATGTTAAATATGATccacaaaattttaataaagattaattatgaacaaaattattagatattttgtatttaataacatgattaaaaaaGTGTTAGTGTAGATGAAACTTTCTATCTGaacataaaattttgtagaacaTCAAAAGTTTCCAATATTTTAGTGCATAGTTATAATTTTGGGATTCAGATTCCCTGTAGTCAGATGCATTCGGCTGATCACGTTAAGTATAAATATGACTACTTATAATTTATCTCGataaatctaatttaaaatatcaatattcatTTAAAGGTTGAAATTTATGAAGGCAGATAATCCATTTCCATAATGGATTTGTAGCAAAGACGACTCAGTTCTCTAGAAAAGAGCTGTTCCATCTAAGATCCTAAAACAACAAAAGTAGGACTGAAAAAAATGTTGCAAATGGAAGTTGGGAATGGAGGGAATAAGGCACTCATTTCTATGCCTATTGAACATAAGGAACTTGTTTCtgattatcataatttttattatgataataaatttttaattttaattaaagatttactaaattaataatttaataaaataataaatataataataaaataataaataattctttattacaattaataacataataaattaaatcttagGCATAGGTCTTTATCCCAACATATTCATGAAGTAATTAAGCTCAACTTTGACACACAAGAGTGATCAGTATACTTTGAATTTCTCGGTGGAAGAGTGAAGTTGGTtttgacaacaacaaaataattaaaaatgggtATAGTGATGATATTCAGCATCAGCATGCAGCAGTGTCATATGCCCTTATATAGGGATGTGTTGATTTAATCTGCACGTGCCACTGATTGAACTTGAAGGATACCTAGACTTGGGCATGATCAAATTTGGCATGATACATATACCAGTCATATATTTAGGATTACTTGATAGTGGAGCCAAAATAtgttgataaaatttattttaaaataagataatattaattcattaaaatatatttttctataaaaaaaatcgcATGTACgaggattatttatttatttgtattgcaTCACTTATTGTTAGTATTCCATTTCTATatgatgtaaaaataaatatgtaacatcttttacattgtgtataaattatttaccgTAGTGCTAAATCACAAGTTAAAAATCACGTTTGGCTTAGTATGTTTGGATACACCTTTTCAAGTTACTCACATTTTTTAGACATTTTCACAGTAAAACACGCAAAGGCTACATAGCTTCTAGCGAGATGCATAAAGTTTTAAGGGATTAGATgttgaaaataattgtttaactatttttattaaactaattaatgagCTTAGTTAAAAGCCAGAATTGGACCCAAGTGACTCTAGTATAATTAGTTGGGGGAAGCTACTCTCACCTCCAAAATTGCTACTCTCATCCCAGCATTTAGAAAATTACATACCTACCCTTCCTTCCTTTCCCACATCCCCAACACTCTCAGTTCTTCCCTCACAATCTTCTCTCACGGCACCCCCACCacctcttctctcttcttttttcatcaCACCCCAAACCCCAgatctccttctccattctgtcGCTTCATCTCCTTAACTCGTTGCGGTTCATGAGTGTaggctttttatttttattttttatacagttCATGGGTGTAGATTAATTTCCTATTACTAGTATTATACTCTGTCAACACTTATAATTTTGGGTTAGCCTAGTGTGTTGGCATAGTGGTGTCGTTATTCAGAGGGTGTTGCTACTGGCCCCCCAATTCCATTGCTATTTGCCCCACCACTTGGGTGTTTTCTTtacataatttcaaaattatcctttttttaTGGAAATACGATTTTGTTGTTCAGTAATTTTACAACGAAATTGTGTTtctgttgctttttttttttttttttgcccaaaCTTAGTAAAACGAAACTACACTTCcttcaattactttttttttacactccctctacttctcttcctcttttctaattgttttcttcttctaatcaCCCAAGCCACCACTGCACCACACACCGCCATCACCACCACATCATCATACCGAACcataccaacaacaacaacatcatcgtGTGTGACACCATTCCAAcggttaataataataataataataaaaaaagaacaagaatggAAGAGAGGGGAAGGGGAGGGGTTTGACACAGATTGCAATGGGGGTGGCCAACACAACGTCGATCTTGACTGGCTCGATACAGATTTTAACCGATGCGATCTGTGGGGTGATTCAGGTCTCTTGGCGGTGAGCTCAATGGACATCAGTGGAGTTGTTTGGGGACGTGGAGAAGGTGAAGGGGAACAGGGAGGGGCATGATTTGAGCTAAGGGGTAAGAGGTATTTTCTCAGATTTTAGGGGGGCCATTAGCAAATGGGATTGGGACCAGTAGCAACCCCAAGATTGGATTAAGCCCAACCCACAACAACACTCTATTAAATGTATAGTTATTTATTGTTTGAAAAAGTATAGTTATTTAAAGGCAAGTTAAATTAGAATTAGACGTTTTTAATTGTGTCACAAGCTGATAATAGTTATCACAATAGTACGATAATATTATACTCTAATAGAATAAATCTTAAAACATTGTCGACATTGCATTGTGCTAAAAAATACTTAGAAAGAAATACAGGTAGCACCTTTAGGAATATCTTTACCGAAGTACATGTGTGGATTGTGAACCGTGAATAAATTAAGTTAGGTCAGTGGGCATAgaatgaatagaaaaaaaaaatactaaaatgaaCAAGTTGACTTTTTTGGCTTTATACggtacattaattaaattagtctaTTGAAGTCTCTTTATTGTGCCACCTATTTAAAGCACAAAATGTTTGTGCTTGTCATTGCCTATCTCTATATCCCTGCTTCTAGTGCTCTTCCTTGTCATCCAACTTGGTGTGGTGTATGctattcatcatcatcatcatctaagATGCAGAGAAATTTCATGAGGCTGCTGATGTTCTTTCTGTGTTTCTCATATGTTCTCTCTGTCTCTGCTATTCCTGCAACAAGTAAGCCTTTCATGGGATATTTAACTGATTgttcagttttttttctttctttcttttggtttctatgtaaattttaatataaaatgatggATTGGATTGATTTTCCTGTCATAGGAACCCAAAATTTGaaaggtgaagaagaagaagatttttcAGCCCTGCCTTCTTTAACTAGGGTCAGTGCTCCAACCTAATAATCTCTCTCATGGCTGCAAGAGTTAAAAATATGTTCCTTTCATACCAATCCTTTAATTACTGTTATGGAGTTACATCTATcccgttattattattattattattaggtgaGTTTAATGGATGTGGCTAACTTGATTAGGGAATTTGAAAATAGTTTAAGTTAAAAGGATAAAACCAGTGATGGTTAATTCCTCACGTGCGACCTAGTTGTAATGACGTACTTACATACttagctaaaaaaaattgtaaaatgcaCACACCAAGTAAGAATATTTCCATCATTATTTATAAGCCAATTAATTAAAAGGATTTAGAAAACTATCAGCAGAAAATTAAGAAAGACATTTTTGTGTGTTTGATCAATACAGTTTCTTAATTTCCAACATAACATCAGTGCGAttaatgtaaacaaaaaaaaaatgtaatttctcttatttattaatttgttcttGTTTATAATATGTTTTGTAGGTGGATCATGCACTTGGAAATGGTGAGGTGGTGCTCATAGACATGAATGAAGGATTCATAGAGAGGAGGGTTGATTTGGAAACCCAAGACTATGAAGGGACTGGAGCAAATAAAGATCATGATCCAAAATCCCCCGGAGgaccttaattaattaattaattaaccttaATCCCAAAAACGACAAAGTGCTTTACGTTAGTTGCACCCGAAAATGTAATAGAGGATCTATATGTatctatttttatatgtttaggTCTTCTCTTGTATAATCAAAGATACGGTTTgctttcctttatttatttatatatttctgttTGCTTGTTCAAATTAATTGTCTGGTGATGTTACTCAAAAgtcatatatataacattatagCCACATATACAACtagtatatttttctctcttccttctctgtCATATtgctcaatatatatatatatatatatatatactcattatattaatttattacttttttctcttttgttttcttatatCTCTCTCCCCTTCACATTAGTTACACCTAAGAAGGCTGTAAAATGAtctttaaaaatacaatttgaaaTGTTATTTCAAATAAATGACAAGGTTTTTGCAGaataatatattagtaataatatttcaaaagtttaattaatGATAGTAAAACGACGCTTAAACCACGAcaaaggatgaagaagaagcaCTTGACGATTATTTGTCCCATTATATATGttgtttaaattctttattgatTAATTTCACGTGCAGCAGGTCAACAAAGGAATTTATATAGAAGACAATTGGCGGCACATAGCTCATTTGTCAAATTCTTCCAACTGGATTTCTTACTTTTACAGtcagttaattttttatatataagaatttaatttatattcgcAGTCAAATACTACTGGTGTTGtttgtaatatatttatttcctaTACTTTGCTAAGGTTTTGATCCACTTTTGTTATGTTAATatctgctctttttttttttttacatataaactattttttttatattttaagtatatattgCAAATCAAGATATATGTAGTTATAGTTCTAACTtctaaattaacaaaaagtttttatatttctaaaataattataccaATATAATGATAGTTTTTAAGGGAGATAAAAGTGTAAAACCTAAGtttcactaaaaagtttttttagataaaaaaatcaaagtcaaactataaaaaaagcttGTTAAGCTTGACAAGTTGACTtgtttaagtaataataataataataataataataataataataataataataataataataataataataataactattatctATACCATTTTTATGTCATTatgaataataagatgaagtGACATAAAGTGCTTAAAGAGTTCACTTGCAAAACTAATTTCAAGGAAAAGAATGTTTTGTAAAGACATTTTgagataatttaaatatttttatttgactataatagtataaatcatctctaattcatatatttttttaatattatctcttttttcatttttttgatatattttgtgtttaaataacttgaattcaatatgattttgtttatcaattatttttgaatttgtacattacttatacgaaattttataattttcttttttagttagtattttactagattttaaaataattaattgattaaagaCGTCTTTAAACAGATTTTTAAATAGGCTAGTAGGCCAAGCCAAACTTTTATGTAAGCCGAGCCTAGTCTTTAAAAAAAGCCTATGATAATTAATAAACCAAGCTCAAACTTTGTGTATTCAACTCAAGCCGAGCTCAAGTCTAGTAAAGCTTGGCTTGACTTACTCATTTTCACCCCTAGTCATGATGGCTTTATGTTGTGTAATAATGCAacttcttgataaaaaaaatgcccATCAAAACCAATCAAACTCCCAATGAAAATTCGAATTTGGATTCAATTGATTCAGAAATATTAGGGTTTTGACGTCTTAACCTTGCCAGAGATCTTAATTTCTACTTCAAATGCATTATTGGTAGAGATTAACGCCCTGCTATAATACTTGCTTCGAAATAGACAGATTTTCGTAATTCAATGAAGGAAAACATTGAGATATAGTTATAGATgcgaaaaaaattctaaaattaagcaGCTTCTGATCTAGTACTTAAAAGTTTCAACTTATTTCATCAAACTCTTCAAAATAGATTATGAAAACAACTTATATGGTATCTATTATATGTATGATAAgtatttattcaataatatttaattaagcaATTTACTTAAACAGGTCCAAATTGAAGAAATATATGATTGTCAAATTGATTTGAGATACATTGGCTTTCTTAATTCCTACAGCGAGCATTATCTTCCATAATAGTTATATGTAGGAGATATATATATGGTAGCAGTGGAAATTTAATAGATGTGGAAAGAAGCTCCTCTCTACTCTAAAGTCTAAACTGAAACCAAAGGAGAGGAATATGATAGCTGTGGAAAAACAATGCAAGACCAACTCTAATAGCtgacattaatatatatatatatatatatatatatatatagagggaTGATCAATATCACCATCATTGTTCCAAAACTGGAATTTTCTGCTCCATGTGGGATAATTGTTTGTTCACACTGTAGTAGGCAAGCCATCTCAAGTATAGAATTGGCGATCTCTGGTCAAAATTTTGCATCATTCATTCCACAATAAACTGATAGCATTATCTATTAATTGGACCCATCATTTTCATAATGGAATCCCACGTATGTCAATATATGTCACCAATTACCTTGGATGCCAAcaagtagattttttttttcttttgtcacgAAACGGATTATATATACAtggtatttattaatttgttcttAATTAATGAGTATCCCAGAGACTTTGAATTTTGTACTGATTGGAAATCTCCAATAATTGGACATTCTTGGCTTCAATGAGTAAATAATGGATTTAAATTTAtggttaaataaatttttattttctcaactatttcaaatttttatttatagtcctttttaaaaaatttgttcattttaatttctgttaaattttgaatgactaattttagtccctctaataaaaaaaatagttcatttttagtcttttttatttACTGCTAATGTTTGCTAATGTTTGttgattacttttaaaaatttattttaatgaatcgGTAATTAATCATGTACTTGTAGCaggattttttattcattattttgttttgataagTCTATATTAAGATGCAAGGACTACTCTAATATTGTAGATCACATGTCTAATGACATTGTTTAATACAGTTAAGAGAACTAGCACACcaatcaaaagaagaaaaacaatctGTCCCACTATAAACTATAAAAGAGAAACATGAATATGAGAGTGGACTTTAGTCATGATCAACATTACTGATAAGTCATAACTTTATAAAGTAAACAAAGAGATCACACCATCTATTTAATTAATCGATATGTAGCTCACTTGATAATTcattctaattttgtagaaagaGACATGTGTTTGTTTCTCACATAATACatctttaaagagaaaaataaatttttttaagtgtaattAAGTtgtaaactaaaaattaatctcATAGACCAGCTCAAAGGAACCGAAGCTTGGAGGATATGTTGGAGagagatatatatttttcttcaaacatatatagtatatattttGCTTTAATACTTACATTTTAATGGCAAAACATTTCAtggtaaaaaatttaattttatcatactcgtgattaatttattgttattgaCCCTGCTGCTTGCATGACTCTGTTTAAccgtaagaaaaacaaaattacaaggTGGGTAAAAGTTTATTATGTTTATGATGTGCGAAAGTTGCAAGTATATTCCACGAGGAACCTATACATGCATGccttgtcaaattaattaatttttttcacactTTTGGTATTGTTTTGAGTGCACATTTTTTCCTACTTTTCGAAGTTCTGTTCAATGGGATTGTACCAACCCTCTCAAAACTATAGTGGCAGCCTCTTTACATGACACATGCTGTCATCATTTATGATCAGCTATTTAggtttattttcattaatttttttttatgttaattggaGTTATTATTAGTTTTGGTTACCCAGGTTGAacccacaatatttttttttaatttctttatcattAAATCAATCCTATATTTCTTATTTCCTTTAAAGTTCTAATCTTTCAGTATATATACGTAAGTGTTTTAAAGTTCTAACTGGGAGTATATATACGTAAGTGTTTGATATTTGGTGAGGGGTCGTATAGACTTATATTATCACTTGTTTCTCATTATTATACCTAAAAATGTGACAATTAATGTGGGAGGGCATGATGTTGTTTCTTGTGACAAGCTAAGTGAACTGTAAATTGGGGAATTGCTATACTTGACGCCTATTATATCCTAAGAATTAACTAAGAAATataatggtcaagaaaaaaCCAACGAGTGACTTATCATATGAATGAATTAATCGATGAGGAACCCTCCGTTCCAcgtaaatttgaaaattgttagCACTCAAACAATCACTTAATTAATTGCCTACAAAATAATTGCCTACAAAAATCACAGAAGGATCGACTTCTTCACCCCAAGTAGAAAAACGAAACATCCAAAAACGTAAAGgatgaaaatatgttttattttattagaaaataaactggtaatttataaaacatatatgatatataggTACAAGGGTACCAAATCCCATATACATCACCAGTTGAAAACAGCGAAAACTCTCCCACAAAACCAACTTTCATACCATAGGTTATGATGCATATTTATATTGAGTGATCTATATGCTTTAAGAATCTTTAAGAATTGATATTCAAATAATGACTAtgcaaatgaaagaaaagattgTGACAATCAGGTTAAACTTCTTAACAAACAGTCACAGGaggaaaaaattaaacttctctcataatttaaaattaacttatacttaacttaaaaacatatataatctaAATCGAGTGGCTGAAATCCATATTGGAAGATTTTATAAAAGGCTTCAAAATAGAGGACACAAATAATTCTATTCTTCAATTCAAGAAAATTAAGACTGGGCATAATAATATCAATCAATGTTATCAATGGGACAACACGAGGGAAGGCCAAAATTCCGCCATATAAACACGCCATTAATTACGGCCAAAATATGGCGGCATCATAGCTGACCttccttcacaaattgcctatggcTGTTGGCAAAAACACTGCCATGACAGCCATAACGCTGCCCATTTAACAACACTGATGTCAATATATATAGACTAAATCACAATACCATATTAAAGTTAAAATCTCCTAAGTAAGAAAACTAGGAGTAGGAAATCCAGCAATATATACAGAACATAATGATGTGAGACTACAACATCTAAAGGAAATGCACGTCTGTCGTTGAAAAATTACCCTTGTTTCGTTAGTCGTTTGGCCAGAGGCCCATATCGATCTGTCCCAATTCCTGCAATAGTGTATTTAACAAACCAAATAATTATTAAGCTTCAAGTCTTGCAGTAGTTTATGCAGCATTAATGATACTATGTGGACACAAAAATCATGCATGACTAATAAAGCAtatcaaatttcaataaattggTTATTGATAGGCCAAAACCTATAGTATAGTAGATaatagttttatatattattgaaatcaTATTGTAAGTTAACTAAGTTTTGTACTAGCAAAGCATAAATTGAAATCAAATGATGTGATACTTGACATGATTTAAGAAATGAGAACTGAAAATCTAACAGTGGATTTATCTTAATTCTTAAGTTAAAAGTGGTATAATTCAGAAAGTAC
The Glycine max cultivar Williams 82 chromosome 16, Glycine_max_v4.0, whole genome shotgun sequence genome window above contains:
- the LOC100809764 gene encoding uncharacterized protein; protein product: MFVLVIAYLYIPASSALPCHPTWCGVCYSSSSSSKMQRNFMRLLMFFLCFSYVLSVSAIPATRTQNLKGEEEEDFSALPSLTRVDHALGNGEVVLIDMNEGFIERRVDLETQDYEGTGANKDHDPKSPGGP